A stretch of Saccharomyces cerevisiae S288C chromosome IV, complete sequence DNA encodes these proteins:
- the GCS1 gene encoding GTPase-activating protein GCS1 (ADP-ribosylation factor GTPase activating protein (ARF GAP); involved in ER-Golgi transport; required for prospore membrane formation; regulates phospholipase Spo14p; shares functional similarity with Glo3p; GCS1 has a paralog, SPS18, that arose from the whole genome duplication) codes for MSDWKVDPDTRRRLLQLQKIGANKKCMDCGAPNPQWATPKFGAFICLECAGIHRGLGVHISFVRSITMDQFKPEELLRMEKGGNEPLTEWFKSHNIDLSLPQKVKYDNPVAEDYKEKLTCLCEDRVFEEREHLDFDASKLSATSQTAASATPGVAQSREGTPLENRRSATPANSSNGANFQKEKNEAYFAELGKKNQSRPDHLPPSQGGKYQGFGSTPAKPPQERSAGSSNTLSLENFQADPLGTLSRGWGLFSSAVTKSFEDVNETVIKPHVQQWQSGELSEETKRAAAQFGQKFQETSSYGFQAFSNFTKNFNGNAEDSSTAGNTTHTEYQKIDNNDKKNEQDEDKWDDF; via the coding sequence ATGTCAGATTGGAAAGTGGACCCAGATACCCGCAGGCGTCTTTTGCAATTGCAAAAGATTGGtgcaaataagaaatgtATGGATTGTGGTGCGCCAAATCCACAATGGGCCACGCCTAAGTTTGGAGCTTTCATTTGCCTTGAATGTGCCGGTATCCATAGAGGGCTTGGTGTGCATATATCTTTTGTAAGATCTATCACTATGGATCAGTTTAAACCGGAGGAACTTCTTCGTATGGAAAAAGGTGGTAACGAACCTTTGACTGAATGGTTCAAGTCGCATAATATTGACCTGAGTTTACCACAAAAAGTGAAATACGATAACCCCGTCGCAGAGGattataaagaaaagttaaCATGTCTTTGCGAAGATAGAGTATTTGAAGAGCGTGAGCATTTGGATTTTGATGCTTCCAAGTTATCAGCAACCTCTCAAACCGCTGCATCCGCTACGCCTGGTGTTGCTCAAAGTCGAGAAGGGACACCACTGGAGAACCGTCGATCTGCAACACCAGCAAACTCTAGTAATGGTGccaattttcaaaaggaGAAGAACGAAGCTTATTTTGCTGAGCTGGGCAAGAAGAACCAATCTAGACCAGATCATTTGCCCCCTTCTCAAGGTGGTAAATATCAGGGCTTTGGAAGTACACCCGCAAAACCTCCACAAGAACGGTCTGCAGGGTCCAGCAATACTTTGAGCctggaaaattttcaagctGATCCTTTGGGAACATTGAGCAGAGGATGGGGCCTCTTCTCCAGCGCTGTAACCAAATCGTTCGAGGACGTAAACGAAACGGTTATTAAGCCTCACGTCCAGCAATGGCAATCCGGAGAGTTGTCAGAAGAAACGAAGAGAGCAGCTGCCCAGTTTGGCCAAAAGTTTCAAGAAACGAGTAGTTATGGATTCCAAGCATTTAGTAACTTCactaaaaatttcaatggTAATGCAGAGGATAGCTCTACAGCAGGGAATACAACCCATACAGAATATCAAAAGATTGATAATAACGATAAGAAGAATGAACAGGACGAGGACAAATGGGACGATTTCTAA
- the SHS1 gene encoding septin SHS1 (Component of the septin ring that is required for cytokinesis; present at the ends of rod-like septin hetero-oligomers; C-terminal extension is important for recruitment of Bni5p to the mother-bud neck, which in turn is required for Myo1p recruitment and cytokinesis; undergoes sumoylation and phosphorylation during mitosis; protein abundance increases in response to DNA replication stress), with translation MSTASTPPINLFRRKKEHKRGITYTMLLCGPAGTGKTAFANNLLETKIFPHKYQYGKSNASISSNPEVKVIAPTKVVSFNSKNGIPSYVSEFDPMRANLEPGITITSTSLELGGNKDQGKPEMNEDDTVFFNLIMTHGIGENLDDSLCSEEVMSYLEQQFDIVLAEETRIKRNPRFEDTRVHVALYFIEPTGHGLREVDVELMKSISKYTNVLPIITRADSFTKEELTQFRKNIMFDVERYNVPIYKFEVDPEDDDLESMEENQALASLQPFAIITSDTRDSEGRYVREYPWGIISIDDDKISDLKVLKNVLFGSHLQEFKDTTQNLLYENYRSEKLSSVANAEEIGPNSTKRQSNAPSLSNFASLISTGQFNSSQTLANNLRADTPRNQVSGNFKENEYEDNGEHDSAENEQEMSPVRQLGREIKQENENLIRSIKTESSPKFLNSPDLPERTKLRNISETVPYVLRHERILARQQKLEELEAQSAKELQKRIQELERKAHELKLREKLINQNKLNGSSSSINSLQQSTRSQIKKNDTYTDLASIASGRD, from the coding sequence ATGAGCACTGCTTCAACACCGCCAATTAACTTATTTCGtagaaagaaagaacatAAACGTGGGATCACATACACAATGTTACTATGTGGGCCAGCAGGTACAGGAAAGACCGCCTTTGCTAACAATCTATTGGAAACTAAGATCTTTCCGCATAAGTATCAATACGGTAAATCAAATGCTAGTATTAGCTCTAACCCAGAAGTAAAAGTTATTGCTCCGACAAAAGTTGTTTCATTTAATTCGAAAAATGGGATTCCATCTTATGTTTCTGAATTCGATCCAATGAGAGCCAATTTGGAACCAGGTATTACCATCACCTCCACTTCATTAGAACTTGGGGGCAACAAAGATCAAGGAAAGCCAGAAATGAACGAGGATGATACCGTGTTTTTCAACTTGATTATGACGCATGGTATAGGCGAAAACTTGGACGATTCGTTGTGTTCTGAGGAAGTTATGTCGTATTTAGAACAACAATTTGACATTGTTTTAGCTGAGGAAACCAGAATTAAAAGGAATCCGAGGTTTGAGGACACCAGGGTTCACGTAgcattatattttattgaacCCACTGGACACGGTCTGAGAGAAGTCGATGTAGAGCTCATGAAAAGCATCTCCAAATACACAAATGTACTGCCAATAATAACAAGAGCTGACTCATTCACCAAGGAGGAGCTAACTCAATTCAGGAAAAATATTATGTTTGATGTGGAAAGATACAACGTCCCAATTTACAAATTTGAGGTTGACcctgaagatgatgatttggaaTCCATGGAAGAGAATCAAGCCTTGGCATCCTTGCAACCATTTGCTATTATAACTTCAGATACCAGAGATAGTGAAGGTAGATACGTTAGGGAGTATCCGTGGGGGATAATATCAATCGACGACGACAAAATTTCGGAtttgaaagttttaaaAAACGTCCTGTTTGGTTCTCACTTACAAGAATTCAAAGACACCACGCAAAATTTGCTTTACGAGAATTACCGTTCCGAAAAACTATCGTCCGTGGCCAACGCTGAAGAAATTGGTCCTAATTCTACAAAGAGACAGTCAAATGCTCCAAGTTTAAGCAACTTTGCCTCTTTGATAAGCACTGGTCAATTCAATTCTTCTCAAACTCTTGCAAACAATTTGAGAGCGGACACACCAAGAAACCAAGTAAGTGGAAACTTTAAGGAAAACGAATACGAAGACAATGGCGAACATGATTCAGCAGAAAATGAACAGGAAATGTCTCCCGTGAGACAGTTGGGTAGAGaaataaaacaagaaaatgaaaatttgatAAGATCTATCAAAACAGAATCTTCACCAAAATTCTTGAACTCTCCGGACTTACCAGAGCGTACCAAGTtaagaaatatttcagaAACCGTTCCATATGTCTTGAGACATGAAAGAATTTTAGCAAGACAACAAAAACTGGAAGAGTTAGAGGCCCAGTCAGCTAaagaattacaaaaaagaattcaagaattagaaagaaaagcacACGAATTGAAATTGAGGGAAAAACTAATAAATCAGAATAAACTAAACggttcatcatcttcaatCAATTCTCTACAACAGAGCACAAGGAGccaaattaaaaaaaatgacacGTATACTGATTTAGCCTCTATTGCATCGGGTAGAGATTGA
- the WHI4 gene encoding Whi4p (Putative RNA binding protein; regulates the cell size requirement for passage through Start and commitment to cell division; WHI4 has a paralog, WHI3, that arose from the whole genome duplication), translated as MSLVHNQTNLNESKFLIERAFSSSSETVPLSKEATYPMPTAYSFSAVRSNSETNIKRENPQGFAKEPIMTSMLHNLTMSTGKGNGNDVNSLAPHDVDVGPYCLLLRNLPKDITLRECYCIFSLATGVSSIELKRDDREPFNDNEKVVVVKFGSLSLVTHYANILNSKSEIFGPSFPFRSHIDVVNEQTQLPVSFQEHVSSGTTNSSPKNYQLSSSAQNEIQNQSFNTISYGKTSSSPLGPSAAKPRPSLLSERSLRFSFNDPFGLETISQRKESVPFLRNSISQHDLSNVTTTPVPAGMPPQKDAGKSLLLLEKDEINESIWNGDELVNDVGNSSFGASLQEPPMSSTPVMEWNASSTANIPLFQLSSQENHQSNLLPPSHHSISQDVPHIQSQPNLNNSGVIHSATSLPHYHLLNQINASTKTQSIQQSVSNVPSNLDLNLQTENGHPQSSAPNGSSIFNNQKVNQGFLVSEQDTSTISRQKECSSTASASAFSKNNETNVAGSTTISQADLSLLAKVPPPANPADQNPPCNTLYVGNLPPDATEQELRQLFSNQQGFRRLSFRNKMNSHGHGNGHGHGPICFVEFEDVSFATRALAELYGSQLPHPRPSLNNKGGIRLSFSKNPLGVRGSNSRSKSGYSFNGSYGKS; from the coding sequence ATGTCATTAGTGCATAATCAGACGAATTTAAACGAATCCAAATTTCTTATAGAAAGGGCATTTAGTTCTAGTTCAGAAACCGTTCCATTATCAAAGGAGGCAACATATCCCATGCCAACTGCATATAGTTTTTCCGCAGTTAGGAGCAACAGCGAGACTAACATTAAAAGAGAGAACCCGCAAGGTTTTGCAAAAGAACCTATTATGACTTCTATGCTTCATAATTTGACCATGTCCACGGGGAAAGGGAACGGGAATGACGTCAATTCTTTAGCCCCACATGATGTGGATGTTGGCCCCTACTGTCTTTTGCTGAGGAATTTGCCAAAAGACATTACACTAAGAGAGTGTTATTGTATATTTTCACTAGCAACTGGGGTGTCAAGTATAGAACTAAAAAGGGATGATAGAGAACCCTTTaatgacaatgaaaaagtCGTTGTGGTCAAATTTGGATCCCTTTCTTTAGTAACCCATTATGCTAATATATTAAACTCGAAGTCTGAGATTTTTGGGCCTAGTTTCCCCTTTAGGTCTCACATTGACGTAGTAAATGAACAAACGCAGCTTCCAGTGAGTTTTCAAGAACATGTTTCATCTGGCACTACAAATAGTTCTCCAAAGAATTACCAATTGTCGTCCAGTGCgcaaaatgaaattcaaaatcaaagttTTAATACTATATCATATGGAAAAACTAGTTCCTCTCCATTAGGGCCTTCAGCGGCCAAGCCAAGGCCTTCATTACTTTCAGAGAGATCCCTCCGTTTCTCATTCAATGACCCATTCGGATTGGAAACAATCtctcaaagaaaagaatccGTACCCTTTCTACGAAATAGCATCTCACAACATGATTTATCAAACGTAACCACCACACCAGTTCCAGCAGGAATGCCACCTCAGAAGGACGCTGGCAAGTCACTTTTGCTACTAGAAAAGGatgaaataaatgaaaGTATTTGGAATGGTGATGAATTAGTTAATGATGTTGGTAATTCTTCATTTGGTGCATCTTTACAAGAGCCTCCGATGTCATCTACGCCTGTGATGGAGTGGAATGCTTCCTCAACTGCTAATAttcctctttttcaattatctagccaagaaaatcatcaGTCTAATCTGTTGCCTCCATCCCACCATTCAATTAGCCAGGATGTTCCACATATTCAATCACAACCTAATCTGAACAATTCAGGAGTAATACATTCCGCGACTTCTCTACCGCATTATCACTTATTGAACCAAATTAATGCTTCAACTAAGACACAAAGTATTCAGCAGAGCGTTTCGAATGTTCCTTCCAATTTGGACCTGAATCTCCAAACGGAAAATGGCCACCCACAATCTTCTGCTCCTAACGGGTCTTCAATATTCAACAACCAAAAGGTGAATCAAGGCTTTTTAGTGAGTGAACAAGACACCAGTACAATATCACGACAGAAAGAATGTTCTTCTACAGCTTCTGCCTCTGCATTTTCGAAAAATAACGAAACAAATGTGGCAGGTTCCACAACTATTTCACAGGCTGACCTATCACTACTAGCCAAGGTGCCACCACCAGCCAATCCCGCGGACCAAAATCCTCCTTGTAATACTCTTTATGTGGGTAATCTACCTCCGGATGCCACGGAACAAGAATTAAGGCAATTGTTTTCTAATCAGCAAGGTTTTCGTAGATTATCCTTCAGGAATAAAATGAACTCTCACGGTCATGGCAACGGTCATGGCCATGGTCCAATTTGTTTTGTAGAATTTGAGGATGTTAGCTTTGCCACTAGAGCATTGGCAGAATTATATGGTAGTCAACTACCTCACCCCCGCCCTTCCCTCAACAACAAAGGAGGTATCAGGTTGAGCTTCTCTAAAAATCCATTAGGCGTTAGAGGCTCAAACAGTAGGAGTAAATCTGGTTACAGCTTTAATGGAAGTTACGGGAAATCATGA